In Lysinibacillus sp. FSL M8-0337, the following proteins share a genomic window:
- the mutT gene encoding 8-oxo-dGTP diphosphatase MutT, giving the protein MKKTVHVVGAIIENEKNEIFCALRSPEMDLANHWEFPGGKIEIGETPEQALKREIQEEFACTVQVGAKVEDTTYEYERVIVRLETYKAKLEEGQPNALEHAATKWVTRDKLTQLNFAPADVPAVMKITNEAK; this is encoded by the coding sequence ATGAAAAAAACTGTCCATGTCGTTGGTGCGATTATCGAAAATGAAAAAAATGAAATCTTCTGTGCCCTAAGAAGTCCAGAAATGGATTTAGCAAATCACTGGGAATTTCCTGGTGGGAAAATTGAAATTGGAGAAACACCTGAACAAGCGTTAAAACGAGAAATTCAGGAGGAATTTGCTTGTACGGTTCAAGTAGGTGCAAAAGTAGAAGATACAACATATGAATATGAAAGAGTAATTGTTCGACTCGAAACATACAAAGCAAAATTAGAAGAAGGACAACCAAATGCATTAGAACATGCTGCCACAAAATGGGTTACGCGAGATAAACTTACACAGTTGAATTTCGCCCCTGCGGATGTCCCTGCAGTAATGAAGATTACAAATGAAGCAAAATAA
- a CDS encoding nucleoside transporter C-terminal domain-containing protein, whose product MQYVISILGILIVLFFAWLASSNRKEIKFKPIITMMIIQILFSLLLLNTQFGLIIIKGIATVFNKLLEYASEGVTFVFGGLANEGETPFFLTVLLPIIFISALIGILQHLKILPFIMKGIGWVLSKVNGMGQLESYNAVASLMVGQSEVFITLKRQLGLLSKQRLYTLCASAMSTVSMAIVGAYMTMLEPKYVVTALVLNLFGGFIIASIMNPYDIDPKEDILEIEHEKQSFFEMLGEYILDGFKVAIIVGAMLIGFIALMAGFNSVFELLFGVTFQTILGYIFAPVAFIMGIPSSEAVSAGSIMATKLVTNEFVAMLDLSGGDYHFSERTMGILSVFLVSFANFSSIGIIVGAVKSLNEKQGNVVARFGLKLLFGATLVSVLSGIIVSLIL is encoded by the coding sequence ATGCAATACGTTATTTCTATTTTAGGTATTCTCATTGTATTGTTTTTCGCTTGGCTTGCTAGTTCCAATCGAAAAGAGATTAAATTCAAACCAATTATTACAATGATGATCATTCAAATTCTGTTCTCATTACTGTTGTTAAATACACAATTCGGCTTAATTATTATTAAGGGAATTGCTACTGTCTTTAACAAATTACTGGAATATGCAAGTGAAGGAGTTACCTTTGTATTTGGCGGCTTAGCCAATGAGGGAGAAACGCCGTTCTTTTTAACCGTATTGCTACCCATTATTTTTATTTCAGCATTAATTGGTATTCTTCAACATTTAAAAATCCTCCCCTTTATTATGAAAGGTATTGGCTGGGTTTTAAGTAAAGTAAACGGCATGGGGCAATTGGAATCTTATAATGCCGTTGCTTCATTAATGGTCGGTCAATCAGAAGTTTTCATCACATTAAAAAGACAACTTGGTCTGCTGTCAAAACAGCGCTTATATACACTTTGTGCGTCAGCGATGTCCACTGTATCCATGGCCATCGTTGGTGCATATATGACGATGCTAGAACCAAAATATGTTGTCACGGCTTTAGTTTTAAATTTATTTGGCGGTTTTATCATCGCTTCAATTATGAATCCATATGACATTGACCCGAAAGAAGATATTTTAGAAATCGAGCACGAAAAGCAATCGTTTTTTGAAATGCTTGGCGAATATATTTTGGATGGCTTTAAGGTGGCAATTATTGTCGGTGCCATGTTAATCGGCTTTATTGCATTGATGGCAGGATTTAATAGTGTCTTCGAGTTACTGTTCGGCGTTACTTTCCAAACGATTCTAGGCTACATCTTTGCGCCAGTTGCCTTTATTATGGGCATTCCTTCCTCGGAAGCGGTTAGTGCAGGATCCATTATGGCGACGAAACTAGTAACAAATGAGTTCGTAGCGATGTTGGATTTATCTGGAGGCGATTATCACTTTAGTGAGCGGACAATGGGCATTCTTTCCGTATTCCTTGTGTCCTTCGCCAACTTCTCTTCAATTGGCATTATTGTCGGTGCTGTAAAAAGTCTTAACGAAAAACAAGGAAATGTTGTCGCACGCTTTGGCTTAAAATTATTATTTGGCGCTACCCTTGTAAGTGTCCTTTCAGGTATTATCGTAAGCTTAATTTTATAA
- a CDS encoding HNH endonuclease signature motif containing protein has protein sequence MNHYIVMQGHTYQEEKEAQIIWSPQKDKGGNTPHSWRRMMEVNEGDRIFHYVKGKIVAISIALSNCEEGIKPTSMTSYDQWEEKGFLVKLQYHELEQPLTIKDYFNELKMLLPVKYSAFQQDGDGNQGYLYPCNEELAIKLLDIISDMNIYQVDDEQLEFAIGTVVRTERNTLIPVITETEAEAKRKIRIGQEKFKAALLPLWNHQCALCGIELPALLRASHSKPWRESSNKERLDPYNGVLLCCNHDALYDQGYITFDGTGLIHISERIPATDYGMYNIHQKMKVSRYEENKSYFRWHRKYIFQ, from the coding sequence ATGAACCACTACATCGTCATGCAAGGGCACACCTATCAAGAAGAAAAAGAAGCACAAATCATTTGGTCACCACAAAAAGATAAAGGCGGAAACACTCCGCACTCATGGCGACGTATGATGGAAGTGAACGAGGGAGACCGTATTTTTCATTATGTAAAAGGTAAGATCGTCGCAATTAGCATTGCTTTGTCTAATTGTGAGGAAGGCATAAAGCCTACGTCAATGACATCATATGACCAATGGGAAGAAAAAGGTTTTCTCGTAAAGCTGCAATATCATGAATTAGAACAACCATTAACGATTAAAGATTATTTTAATGAGTTAAAAATGTTATTGCCTGTTAAATATTCTGCTTTTCAGCAAGATGGAGATGGAAACCAAGGTTACCTATATCCCTGTAATGAAGAGCTGGCAATCAAGCTGCTGGATATTATTAGTGATATGAATATTTATCAAGTAGATGATGAACAGCTAGAATTTGCGATTGGAACTGTAGTACGGACAGAAAGAAATACGCTTATTCCTGTGATTACAGAAACAGAAGCTGAAGCGAAACGTAAAATTCGGATTGGCCAAGAGAAATTTAAAGCAGCTTTATTACCTTTATGGAATCATCAATGTGCACTTTGTGGTATCGAGCTACCTGCTCTTTTACGTGCAAGCCACTCAAAGCCTTGGCGGGAGAGTTCGAATAAAGAACGCTTAGATCCGTATAATGGTGTATTGCTTTGCTGTAATCATGATGCGTTATACGACCAAGGTTATATTACATTTGATGGAACTGGCTTAATTCACATTTCAGAACGGATTCCAGCCACAGACTATGGAATGTATAACATCCATCAAAAGATGAAGGTTTCAAGGTATGAAGAGAATAAGTCGTATTTTAGATGGCATAGGAAATATATATTTCAATAA
- a CDS encoding DEAD/DEAH box helicase, giving the protein MEQLQLIQKIENSLYKGFIDQNKTVTAQFKPKLLTNKHHETVLSTILQELKTCKTFIFSVAFITEGGLATLKTMLYDLKQKGINGRILTSTFLNFNQPKMFKELLKLENVEVRVTSEKGFHSKGYIFEHQDYYSLIVGSSNLTDSALKANYEWNVFLTSLVNGEIINQLKNQFEDAWNKALPLKEEWIANYKQHYELQPLVKYTTSNTLELNAEYLTNTLKESLAIQPNKMQTAALEQLNTLRATGAKKGLIISATGTGKTYLSAFDVRSFSPKKMLFIVHREQILKKAMQDYRKILGGNEDDFGILSGTSKDVHAKYLFATIQTISRDGYLQQFSKDQFDYVLIDEVHKAGAESYLKIINYFTPNFLLGMTATPERTDRFNIYELFDYNIAYEIRLQAALEEEMLCPFHYFGVLDYEKDGITIDDATELQKLVSSERVKHIIEKINYYGYSGDHIRGLMFCSSKEEVHELSTSLNSEGLKTIGLTGDNSQNEREEAIQKLNSGELEYILTVDIFNEGIDIPYLNQIVMLRQTQSSIIFIQQLGRGLRKHNSKEYVTIIDFIGNYKNNYLIPIALSGDQTMNKDNIRRKTVNTEYIHGVSTINFEEIAKKKIFDAINNTNLSTLKTLRDAYTEMKNRLGRIPFLIDFIEQNSIDPEVIIGYADNYYSFILKMKESIPSLTEYELSVLTMFSKEFLNGKRIHEILLIETLLSDESISRESFVRKLEEFGTYTDDATIQSVENMFSLKFHVQNDVKKYKFKPIIETSDGHYQFNKEIQESLRNSYFKGYIEDIVKCAYEKNKKYDKTKALTLFEKYSRRDACRLLNWPHDDSSTIYGYRAKHNTCPIFVTYHKKDEVETSQAYSDEFLAPELFRWFTRNRLTLESSEVKNILNYKKSGMEIHLFTKKDDGEGTDFYYLGQADIADGSAKNEVMPDGKGNHLSVVTMNLILKQPVHYDIYHYLVGE; this is encoded by the coding sequence ATGGAGCAATTGCAACTGATTCAAAAAATCGAAAACTCTCTTTACAAGGGGTTTATAGATCAAAACAAGACTGTCACTGCACAATTTAAACCAAAACTTCTAACAAACAAGCATCATGAAACTGTCTTATCGACAATACTTCAAGAATTAAAAACATGTAAGACATTTATTTTTTCAGTCGCCTTTATTACTGAGGGGGGTTTAGCAACCTTAAAAACAATGCTTTACGACTTAAAGCAAAAAGGAATTAATGGGCGCATTTTAACGTCAACGTTTCTAAACTTTAACCAGCCGAAAATGTTTAAAGAGCTTCTTAAACTTGAAAACGTTGAAGTGCGAGTAACTAGTGAAAAAGGTTTTCATTCAAAAGGCTATATTTTTGAACATCAAGACTACTACTCTTTAATTGTCGGAAGCTCCAATTTAACTGATAGTGCTTTAAAAGCAAACTATGAGTGGAATGTATTTTTAACTTCATTAGTAAATGGAGAAATTATTAATCAATTAAAAAATCAATTTGAAGATGCTTGGAATAAAGCGCTTCCTTTAAAGGAAGAATGGATTGCTAATTACAAACAACATTACGAGTTACAGCCTCTTGTTAAATATACTACTTCGAATACATTAGAACTAAATGCTGAATATTTAACAAATACGCTTAAAGAAAGCTTAGCAATTCAACCAAATAAAATGCAAACAGCTGCATTAGAACAATTAAATACGCTTCGTGCAACAGGCGCTAAAAAAGGATTAATTATCTCTGCAACAGGTACAGGTAAAACGTATTTATCTGCTTTTGATGTTCGAAGCTTTTCACCTAAAAAAATGCTATTTATTGTACACCGTGAGCAAATCTTAAAGAAAGCGATGCAAGATTATCGGAAAATTCTTGGTGGAAATGAAGATGATTTTGGCATTCTTTCCGGTACTTCAAAAGATGTTCATGCTAAATACTTATTTGCAACAATCCAAACAATTTCAAGGGACGGATACTTACAACAATTTTCGAAAGATCAATTTGATTATGTGTTGATAGATGAGGTTCATAAAGCAGGTGCTGAATCCTATTTAAAAATTATCAATTATTTTACTCCAAATTTCTTACTTGGTATGACCGCAACACCTGAACGAACAGATAGATTCAATATTTATGAGTTGTTTGATTACAACATCGCCTATGAAATCCGTCTACAAGCAGCCCTTGAAGAAGAGATGCTCTGCCCTTTCCATTATTTCGGTGTTTTGGACTACGAAAAAGATGGAATAACTATTGATGATGCAACAGAACTTCAAAAATTAGTATCTTCTGAACGTGTAAAACATATTATTGAAAAGATTAATTATTATGGCTATTCAGGTGATCATATTCGCGGATTAATGTTTTGTAGTTCCAAAGAGGAAGTTCATGAACTTTCTACTTCTTTAAACAGTGAAGGTCTTAAAACAATTGGTTTAACTGGTGATAATTCTCAAAATGAACGCGAAGAAGCAATTCAAAAATTGAATAGTGGTGAACTGGAGTATATTTTAACAGTTGATATTTTTAACGAAGGCATTGATATCCCATACTTAAATCAAATCGTAATGCTTCGCCAAACGCAATCGAGCATTATATTTATACAACAGCTTGGTCGTGGTCTACGTAAACACAATTCTAAAGAGTATGTAACAATTATTGATTTTATTGGAAACTATAAAAATAACTATCTAATTCCGATCGCACTCTCTGGGGACCAAACTATGAACAAAGATAACATCCGCCGAAAAACGGTAAATACAGAATATATACACGGTGTATCGACGATAAACTTCGAGGAAATTGCCAAAAAGAAAATTTTTGATGCTATTAACAATACAAATTTATCGACATTAAAAACTTTACGGGATGCTTATACAGAAATGAAAAACCGTTTGGGTCGAATCCCTTTCCTCATTGACTTTATTGAGCAAAACTCAATCGACCCCGAAGTTATTATAGGGTATGCAGATAACTATTATAGTTTCATATTGAAAATGAAAGAGTCCATTCCTTCTCTCACTGAATACGAACTTTCTGTTTTAACAATGTTTTCAAAAGAGTTTTTGAATGGAAAACGAATACACGAAATTCTTTTAATTGAAACGTTACTTTCTGATGAATCTATTTCAAGAGAGTCTTTCGTTCGAAAATTAGAGGAATTTGGAACATATACAGATGATGCAACAATTCAATCAGTTGAAAACATGTTCTCACTAAAATTCCATGTTCAAAATGACGTGAAAAAGTATAAATTTAAGCCAATTATTGAAACCTCTGATGGACACTATCAATTTAACAAGGAAATTCAAGAAAGTTTGAGAAATTCGTATTTCAAAGGATATATTGAGGATATTGTAAAATGCGCTTATGAAAAAAATAAAAAGTATGATAAAACAAAAGCATTGACGTTATTTGAAAAATATTCCCGTCGTGATGCTTGCCGATTATTGAATTGGCCACATGATGATTCATCAACCATTTACGGTTACCGCGCAAAGCATAACACTTGTCCAATCTTTGTTACATATCATAAAAAGGATGAAGTCGAAACAAGCCAAGCTTATAGTGATGAATTTTTAGCACCCGAATTATTTAGATGGTTCACCCGTAATCGCTTAACACTGGAGTCCAGTGAAGTAAAGAACATATTAAATTATAAAAAGTCAGGGATGGAAATTCATCTATTTACGAAAAAAGATGACGGTGAAGGCACAGATTTCTATTACCTGGGCCAGGCAGACATTGCAGATGGTAGTGCAAAAAACGAAGTAATGCCTGATGGGAAAGGAAATCATCTATCAGTCGTTACAATGAATTTAATACTAAAGCAACCTGTACATTATGATATTTATCATTATTTAGTTGGTGAATAG
- a CDS encoding MBL fold metallo-hydrolase: protein MHSINKIGDCFWYMTPIAETDRPILGMVVGHNKTLMIDAGNSEEHAHYFQEELLKMGVPNPDMVVLTHWHWDHIFGLSALRHIVSIASKKTKTAMEKLIPFSWSDEALDARVKEGIEIEFCARAIKEEFKDHRDIQIVLPNVTFDKRVEIDLGGVTCILQHVGGDHAADSVVVYIKEEKILFLADCIYPNLYAEKVHYTVKETLRLLAELEQFDADTYIPSHQQPITKEAFNQEVAMLRTIATYTDSCDGDSQKIMQAYKKHVKRELTEDEIETISDFVNGY, encoded by the coding sequence ATGCATTCAATAAATAAAATAGGTGATTGTTTTTGGTATATGACGCCTATAGCGGAAACGGATCGTCCCATTTTAGGGATGGTAGTTGGTCATAACAAAACATTAATGATCGATGCAGGGAATTCGGAGGAGCATGCACACTATTTTCAGGAAGAACTTTTAAAAATGGGCGTTCCTAATCCGGATATGGTCGTTTTAACGCATTGGCATTGGGATCATATTTTTGGACTTTCCGCATTACGTCATATCGTGTCCATTGCTTCGAAAAAAACAAAAACAGCAATGGAGAAGTTAATTCCATTTTCTTGGTCAGATGAGGCACTTGACGCACGTGTGAAGGAAGGGATAGAAATTGAATTTTGTGCCAGAGCTATTAAAGAAGAATTCAAAGATCACCGAGATATTCAGATTGTTTTGCCGAATGTCACGTTTGATAAACGGGTGGAGATTGACCTAGGTGGTGTCACTTGTATCCTTCAACATGTTGGAGGGGATCATGCGGCTGACTCGGTTGTGGTTTATATAAAAGAAGAAAAGATTTTGTTCCTTGCTGATTGTATTTATCCTAATCTGTATGCTGAAAAAGTACATTATACAGTTAAGGAAACGCTTCGTCTGTTGGCTGAATTAGAGCAATTTGATGCGGATACATATATTCCTTCGCATCAACAGCCAATAACAAAAGAAGCGTTTAATCAAGAAGTAGCGATGCTTAGAACGATTGCTACATATACCGATAGTTGTGATGGAGATTCACAAAAAATTATGCAAGCATATAAAAAGCATGTGAAAAGAGAACTAACAGAAGATGAAATTGAAACTATCTCTGACTTTGTGAATGGTTATTAA
- a CDS encoding DNA alkylation repair protein, with the protein MNVEMVMQELEALGKERTKKIYMSNGAQEPLFGVATGAMKPIAKKIKLNQPLAEALYATGNYDAMYFAGIIAEPKAMTESDFERWIDGAYFYMLSDYVVAVTLAEADIAQQVADKWIASGEELKMSAGWSCYCWLLGNRPDVEFSESKMANMLEMVKSAIHNSPERTKSAMNNFLYTVGVSYVPLHDKALATAQQIGPVELKKNNKKSSFLNAYESIQKDVEKGRIGFKRKYVRC; encoded by the coding sequence ATGAATGTTGAAATGGTGATGCAAGAGCTTGAAGCACTTGGTAAGGAGCGTACGAAAAAAATATATATGTCAAATGGTGCACAGGAGCCACTTTTTGGGGTGGCTACGGGGGCGATGAAGCCAATAGCTAAGAAAATCAAATTGAATCAACCGTTAGCGGAAGCGCTTTATGCCACAGGAAATTATGACGCAATGTATTTTGCAGGTATTATTGCGGAGCCAAAAGCTATGACCGAGTCGGATTTTGAGCGCTGGATTGATGGGGCGTATTTTTATATGTTGTCTGATTATGTGGTGGCAGTGACGTTGGCGGAAGCGGATATTGCGCAACAGGTTGCTGATAAATGGATTGCTAGTGGGGAAGAACTAAAAATGTCTGCTGGCTGGAGTTGTTACTGCTGGCTATTAGGAAATCGTCCCGATGTCGAATTTTCCGAAAGTAAAATGGCTAATATGCTTGAAATGGTGAAAAGTGCGATTCATAATTCACCTGAACGAACAAAATCTGCTATGAATAATTTCCTCTATACGGTAGGGGTCTCGTATGTCCCGTTACACGACAAAGCGTTAGCTACAGCACAACAGATAGGGCCTGTAGAACTTAAAAAGAATAATAAAAAAAGTAGTTTCCTCAACGCTTATGAAAGTATTCAAAAGGATGTAGAGAAAGGCAGAATTGGCTTTAAACGCAAATATGTAAGATGTTAA
- a CDS encoding GNAT family N-acetyltransferase has protein sequence MTQQKIMIIPYSPAFAEQTVAMWRDSKEQAIGQKEMHSVENHVYFLNHLLPEQFQIELAIIDQTVVGMIAYNDSEISQLYIHINYQGLGIGQTLLDRAKAQSSGKLTLYTFEVNEKAQRFYEKHGFKVIGRGHENEENLPDILYEWIFE, from the coding sequence ATGACGCAACAAAAAATAATGATTATACCGTACAGCCCTGCATTTGCTGAGCAAACAGTAGCGATGTGGCGAGATAGCAAGGAACAGGCTATTGGTCAGAAAGAAATGCATAGCGTTGAAAATCATGTGTACTTTTTAAATCATCTATTACCAGAACAGTTTCAAATTGAGTTAGCGATTATTGATCAAACAGTTGTTGGTATGATTGCCTATAACGATAGTGAAATAAGTCAACTGTATATTCATATAAACTATCAAGGGCTTGGTATCGGGCAAACATTGTTGGATAGAGCGAAAGCCCAATCAAGTGGAAAATTAACTTTATATACATTTGAAGTAAATGAAAAGGCACAACGTTTTTATGAAAAACACGGATTTAAAGTAATCGGTAGAGGGCATGAAAATGAAGAAAATTTACCTGATATTTTATATGAATGGATTTTCGAATAA
- a CDS encoding GIY-YIG nuclease family protein gives MTFGKTIKMFLIDGDPSGRLTCELSNWTGLAYRIPRTEVKKCSDRPNLNSTGVYMLFGRNVDDKEAVYIGEAEEVYTRLQNHLREKDFWNEVIVFISKDENLNKAHIKYIENKLYEKAKVANRYFLMNGNIPPMPSISEADRAEMDEYISNLVMMVNTLGHKLFEEIKDSSEVNADDVLSIKSTRGVDAKGIQTQEGFVVLKGSKIANSIVNSYSERLLAKRNDLLHTEKVKVVNDEFVVMEDLLFTSPSAAADIVTGRSANGLIEWKDRNGKSLKDLV, from the coding sequence ATGACTTTCGGCAAAACAATAAAAATGTTTTTGATTGATGGAGACCCAAGTGGAAGATTAACGTGTGAATTATCTAACTGGACGGGGCTGGCGTATAGAATCCCTAGAACTGAAGTGAAAAAATGCTCGGATCGCCCTAATTTGAATTCTACTGGTGTGTATATGTTATTTGGTCGAAATGTTGATGATAAAGAGGCTGTATACATAGGGGAAGCAGAGGAAGTTTATACTCGATTACAAAACCACTTGCGTGAAAAAGATTTTTGGAATGAAGTGATTGTATTTATAAGTAAAGATGAGAATCTAAATAAAGCTCATATTAAGTACATTGAAAACAAGTTATATGAAAAAGCTAAAGTCGCAAATCGTTACTTTCTAATGAATGGCAATATCCCTCCCATGCCATCCATTTCTGAAGCAGACCGTGCAGAAATGGATGAATATATTAGCAATCTTGTAATGATGGTCAATACATTGGGCCATAAATTATTTGAAGAGATCAAAGATAGCTCAGAAGTTAATGCAGATGATGTTTTATCTATAAAATCGACTCGTGGTGTGGATGCTAAAGGTATCCAAACACAAGAAGGTTTTGTCGTATTAAAGGGATCTAAAATTGCAAATAGCATTGTAAATTCGTATTCAGAGCGTTTATTAGCAAAAAGAAATGATTTATTACATACAGAAAAAGTGAAAGTTGTTAATGATGAATTTGTAGTAATGGAAGATCTTTTATTTACTAGCCCGTCGGCAGCTGCTGATATTGTAACGGGGCGAAGTGCGAATGGATTGATTGAATGGAAAGATAGAAATGGAAAAAGTCTGAAGGATTTAGTTTGA